The following DNA comes from Teredinibacter haidensis.
CGGTAATGTTCCCATCAGGATGGCCACTTCGATAAAACTTCTGAAGTTCATATACAGCAGGAGGGCAATGATCGCCAGGGTGAGAGGAATAACATAATTGAGTTTGGCTTTTGCTCGCTGCATATATTCGTACTGCCCAGACCAACCGATAGAATACCCCGCCGGAAGTTTTATCTGTTCGGATACCACTTTCTGCGCATTTTCGACGTAAGAACCAATATCAATACCGTCTATATCGACAAAGGTCCAGCCGTTAATTCGCGCGTTTTCGCTTTTGATGCCCGGAGGGCCATCTTCAATTTTCACTTCAGCCACATCGGCTAATGCAATGCGCTCTCCACGGGCCGTCACGATAGGCAAAAGGGCGAGCTGCTCTGGCGAATCCCTATACGATTGCGGGTAACGAATATTGACAGGATAGCGCTCCAACCCCTCCACAGTATGTGTTATGTTCATACCGCCAATTGCCGAAGCAATAACCTGTTGCACATCGGAAATGTTCAGGCCGAAGCGTGCAGCTTTTGCCCTGTCGATATCCACATTCAAATAGCGACCACCCGCTACACGTTCGGAGTAGACAGACGCAGTACCTTCTACTTTTTCTAAAATATTTTCCAGCTGCTTACCTATTTCCTGAATAACCGCTAAATCCGGGCCCGCGACTTTAATGCCTACGGGCGTTTTAATTCCCGTGGCCAACATATCGGTTCGTGTTTTAATCGGCATAACCCAGGCGTTTGTGACCCCGGGCAGCTTAACCAGTGCGTCAAATTCTTTTTTAAGGCTCTCGGTAGTAAGGCCGTCCCGCCATTCTGTTCGCGGTTTTAATTGGATAAAGGTTTCGATCATTGTCAGCGGCGCAGGGTCAGTTGCCGTATCCGCCCTACCAATTTTCCCAAAAACGGTTTCAACCTCAGGTACAGTCGCGATTAGCTTGTCTGTTTGCTGTAAAAGCTCTCGCGCCTTACCGATGGAAATACCTGGATAGGTGGTAGGCATATACATTAAATCACCTTCATCCAAGGGTGGAATAAATTCGCTGCCTATTTTCCCTAGTGGAATAGCAATAGTAGACAATAAAATCAGTGCTATCAGCAATATTGTTTTGGGGTAATCGAGGGCCTTTTTAAGGCATGGCATATACCCCGATATAAGTAGCCGGTTGATGGGATTTTTATTTTCAGGTAGCACTCGCCCTCGAATAAAGTAGCCCATCAAAACTGGCACAAGCGTAATAGCCAGTGCCGCCGATGCCGCCATAGCATAGGTTTTGGTATAGGCCAGCGGGCTGAACATCCGCCCTTCCTGTGCCTCGAGTGTAAATACCGGAACAAAACTGACGGTGATAATTAGCAAACTAAAAAATAGTGCTGGCCCAATTTCGGAAGCGGATTCAGCCACAACGCGCCAGCGATTTTCCTTGGTGAGCGGCGTCTGCTCCATATGCTTATGCATATTTTCAATCATCACAATCGCGCCATCAATCATGGCGCCAATCGCAATCGCAATCCCACCAAGGGACATAATATTGGCATTAATCCCCTGTGCATGCATGATGATAAACGCGGTAAGTATGCCCATAGGCAAACTGATAATGGCTACCAGTGACGAGCGCACATGAAACAAAAAAACCATACATACCAGTGCAACCACTACGAATTCTTCTAGCAATTTTCGCCATAGGTTGTCTACTGCGCGTTCAATTAAACCAGACCGATCATAGACGGTTACGATCTCTACTCCGTCCGGCAAACCTTTTTTTAATTCTTCCAGTTTAGTTTTAACGGCATCAATCGTTGTTTGTGCGTTTTCGCCAAAGCGCATTACCACCACGCCTCCGACGGTTTCACCTTCACCATTTAGATCGGCAATACCTCGACGCATTTGAGGGCCTAAACCAATATCGGCTACATCTTTTAACAAAAGCGGCGTACCGTTTTCGTTTACACCAAGAGGGATATTAGCCAAATCTTCGGTACTTTTTAGGTAGCCCGTCGCGCGCACCATGTACTCAGCTTCCGCCATTTCCACAACAGAGGCACCGACCTCTTGGTTTGCGCGTTTGATCGCCAACTGAATATGCGAAAGGGGGATATTAAAAGCGCGCAGTTTCTCTGGGTTCACCGTAACTTGATATTGTTTCACCATACCGCCAACAGCGGCAACTTCAGATACACCTGGCACGGTCTGTAATTCGTATTTTAGAAACCAATCCTGCAAGCTTCGCAACTGGCTGATATCATTTTTCCCCGTTTTATCGATCAAGGAATAGATGTATACCCAGCCCACACCCGTTGCGTCGGGCCCCAGCTGCGGCTTGGCCGCGTCGGGCAAAGACGGTGCGACCTGACTCAGGTACTCCAAAACACGGCTTCTGGCCCAATATAGATCGGTATCATCATCGAAGATGACGTATACATAAGAGTCGCCAAAAAAAGAATAGCCCCTTACCGTAACGGCTCCCGGGACAGATAACATAGCGGTAGTTAAAGGGTAGGTGACTTGGTCTTGGACAACTTGTGGTGCCTGCCCGGGGTAGGACGTTTTAATAATCACCTGCACGTCGGACAAATCAGGAATGGCATCCACAGGCGTATTTTTCAACGAAAACAAACCGAAGCCTGCA
Coding sequences within:
- a CDS encoding efflux RND transporter permease subunit, which encodes MIESIIRWSVGNRFFVLLAAFAIAGFGLFSLKNTPVDAIPDLSDVQVIIKTSYPGQAPQVVQDQVTYPLTTAMLSVPGAVTVRGYSFFGDSYVYVIFDDDTDLYWARSRVLEYLSQVAPSLPDAAKPQLGPDATGVGWVYIYSLIDKTGKNDISQLRSLQDWFLKYELQTVPGVSEVAAVGGMVKQYQVTVNPEKLRAFNIPLSHIQLAIKRANQEVGASVVEMAEAEYMVRATGYLKSTEDLANIPLGVNENGTPLLLKDVADIGLGPQMRRGIADLNGEGETVGGVVVMRFGENAQTTIDAVKTKLEELKKGLPDGVEIVTVYDRSGLIERAVDNLWRKLLEEFVVVALVCMVFLFHVRSSLVAIISLPMGILTAFIIMHAQGINANIMSLGGIAIAIGAMIDGAIVMIENMHKHMEQTPLTKENRWRVVAESASEIGPALFFSLLIITVSFVPVFTLEAQEGRMFSPLAYTKTYAMAASAALAITLVPVLMGYFIRGRVLPENKNPINRLLISGYMPCLKKALDYPKTILLIALILLSTIAIPLGKIGSEFIPPLDEGDLMYMPTTYPGISIGKARELLQQTDKLIATVPEVETVFGKIGRADTATDPAPLTMIETFIQLKPRTEWRDGLTTESLKKEFDALVKLPGVTNAWVMPIKTRTDMLATGIKTPVGIKVAGPDLAVIQEIGKQLENILEKVEGTASVYSERVAGGRYLNVDIDRAKAARFGLNISDVQQVIASAIGGMNITHTVEGLERYPVNIRYPQSYRDSPEQLALLPIVTARGERIALADVAEVKIEDGPPGIKSENARINGWTFVDIDGIDIGSYVENAQKVVSEQIKLPAGYSIGWSGQYEYMQRAKAKLNYVIPLTLAIIALLLYMNFRSFIEVAILMGTLPLALIGSIWLMYWQGFNFSIAVGVGFIALAGVAVEIGVIMLVYLNQSFRQLLENNRSASKELTERDIQQAVINGAALRVRPVLMTTSATIVGLLPIMYGGGTGSEVMQRLAAPMVGGMVSALFLSLLVLPSIYYLWKSRAIKSV